The Fontisubflavum oceani genomic interval CGCGGAGGTCACGACAATCGAAGGCATGGCGAACCCCGATGGCTCGCTTGGCACGATCCAGCAGGCATTCCAGGACCATCACGGGTTGCAATGCGGGTTCTGTACGCCGGGCATGGTGATGTCGGCGGCGGCCTTGTTGAAAGACAACCCGACGCCGACCGAGGCGGAGATCCGCGAGTATCTCGAAGGCAATATCTGCCGCTGCACCGGCTACCATAACATCGTGAAGGCGATCATGGCGGCCTCGGGGCAAGACGTTTCGGCCATCGCCGCGGAGTGAGGTCGACACGTCGCGTCGGAGGAGGGCGCGGTGGACCGACCGACGAGCCGAAAGAGGACGGGGCCATACACACCCACGCGCCCCGCAAGAATATCCCTCCAGGCCCCCTATGGTGGCGGTGCCGGAGGCAGACAGCATAAGGGAGGACGACCATGCCGAAAGACAGTGGCATAGGCGCAAGTTCCAAACGGCGCGAGGATGTGCGGTTTCTGACCGGGCAGGGGCGCTATACCGATGACATCAATCTTCATGGTCAGGCCTATGTGCATTTCCTGCGCTCGGATTTGGCCCATGGGAAGATCAACAAGGTCGACACTTCCGTGGCCCAGAACATGCCGGGCGTGATCCGGGTCTTCACCGGTGCCGATTTCGAAGGCGTCGGCGGGATGCCCTGCGGCTGGCAGGTGACCGACAAGCATGGGCAGCCGATGCAGGAACCGGCCCATCCGATCCTGGCCCAGGGCAAGGTGCGCCATGTGGGCGATCCGATTGCCGCCGTTGTTGCCGAGTGCGGCGCAAGCCCGAACAGCGGCCGAAGCGATCGAAATGGATATCGACGAGTTGCCCGCCGTGATCGACATGAAGGCGGCGCTGAACGATGGCGCGCCCAAGGTCCATGACGAGTTGGACAACAACCTCTGCTATGACTGGGGCTTCGTTGAAGAGAACAAGGCGGCGACCGATGCGGCGTTTGAGGCGGCGGCCCATGTGACCACGCTTGAACTGGTCAACCAGCGGCTGGCGCCCAATGCGATGGAGCCGCGTGTGGCGGTTGGCGATTACGCGCCGGGCACCGATGAATCGACGCTCTACACCACGTCGCAGAACCCGCATGTGATCCGGCTTCTGATGGGCGCGTTCGTGCTCGGCATTCCGGAGCATAAGCTCCGCGTGGTGGCGCCCGATGTCGGCGGCGGCTTTGGCTCGAAGATTTTTCACTATGCCGAAGAGGCGTTTTGTACCTTTGCCGCCAAGGCGATCAAACGCCCGGTGAAATGGACCTGCTCGCGGTCCGAGGCGTTCATCTCGGACGCACATGGCCGCGATCACGTCACCAAGATCGAGCTGGCGCTCGATGGCGACAATAACTTCACTGCGGTCCGCACCGAGACATATGCCAATATGGGGGCCTATCTTTCGACCTTCGCGCCCTCGGTGCCGACTTGGCTGCATGGCACGTTGATGGCGGGCAATTACAAGACGCCGCTGATCTATGTGAATGTGAAGGCGGTGTTCACCAACACGGTGCCGGTCGATGCCTATCGCGGCGCCGGGCGGCCCGAAGCGACCTTCCAACTGGAACGCGTGATCGACAAAGCGGCGCGCGAGCTTGGGGTCGATCCGATCGCGCTCCGTCGGCAGAATTTCGTGACCGAGTTCCCCTATGCCACGCCGGTGGCGGTCGAGTATGACACGGGCGATTACAACGCCACCTTGGACAAGCTTCTGGAGATGATCGACCGTGACGGGTTCGAGGCGCGGCGCACGGAAAGCGCCGCCAATGGCAAGCTCCGGGGCCTTGGCGTGAATTGCTATATCGAGGCCTGCGGCATCGCGCCATCGGCCCTGGTGGGGCAGCTTGGCGCGCGCGCCGGGCTTTATGAAAGCGCTACGGTGCGGGTGAATGCAACCGGCGGTCTGGTGGTGATGACCGGCAGCCATAGCCACGGGCAGGGGCATGAAACCTCCTTCGCCCAAGTCGTCGCCGATATGATCGGGATCGATGAAGGCATGGTCGAAGTGGTCCATGGCGACACGGCCAATACGCCGATGGGCATGGGCACCTATGGGTCTCGCTCCATCGCGGTTGGTGGCTCGGCCATGGTGCGGGCGACTGAAAAGATCATCAATAAGGCCAAGAAGATCGCGGCCCATTTAATGGAGGCCTCCGAAGGCGATATCGAGCTGAAGGATGGCCAGTTCTCGGTTGCGGGCACAGATAAATCCGTGGCTTGGGGTGATGTGACGCTCGCCGCCTATGTGCCGCATAACTATCCGCTGGAAGAGATCGAGCCGGGCTTGGAAGAAACGGCGTTTTATGACCCCAACAACTTCACCTATCCCGCCGGCGCCTATGCCTGCGAGGTGGAGGTCGATGCCGAGACCGGCAAGGTCGACGTGGTGTCCTTCGCGGCGGCCGATGATTTCGGCAATATCATCAACCCGATGATCGTTTCGGGCCAGGTCCATGGCGGCGTGGCGCAAGGCATCGGTCAGGCGCTGTTGGAGCAGGCGGTCTATGACGAAAACGGCCAAATGGTGAACGCCTCCTACATGGATTACACCATGCCACGCGCCGATGATGTGCCGTTCTATCAGGTGGATCATTCCTGCGCGACGCCCTGCACCCATAATCCCTTGGGAGTAAAAGGCTGCGGCGAGGCGGGCGCGATTGGTTCGCCGCCCTCGGTCGTCAATGCGGTGGTCGACGCGCTGCAACGGGGCGGGCATGATGTCACCCATATCGACATGCCGCTCAGCCCATCGCGGGTCTGGCAGGCGATGCAAGGTTAGGGCTTATCTGGCCTGCAAGACTGCGGGCCAGATTTACCATTTCGAACAATGGAGCGGTGGTTACCGCTTCGCTAGGAGAAAACGATGTATAATTTCGACTTTACACGCCCAAGCAGCATCGATGAGGCGGCCTCGGCGCTTCAGGGCGAAGAAGCACAGGCTTTGGGGGGCGGGCAGACGCTTATCCCAACCATGAAACAACGGCTGGCCGCGCCCGCGACCCTGGTCAGCCTCACGGGCATTTCCGAGATGCAGGGCGTGTGTCTGAGCGATGCGGGCGAGGTCTGCGTCGGCGGCGCGACGCCGCACGCGGTGGTCGAGGCCGAAGCGGCAGCGCATTTCCCGGCGCTGGCGGCATTGGCCAGCCGGATCGGTGACCCGGCGGTGCGCAATCGCGGCACCGTTGGCGGGAGCCTCGCCAATAATGACCCCTCCGCCTGCTATCCGGCGGCGGCGCTCGGGACGGGGGCCACGATCAAGACCAATACCCGCGAGATCGCCGCGGATGACTTCTTCGAGGGCATGTTCACCACGGCCCTGCATGACGGCGAGATCATCACAGAGGTGCGCTTCCCGGTGGCTGAGGCCGCGAATTACCAGAAATTCGTGCAGCCAGCCTCGCGCTTCGCCCTCGTCGGCGTGTTTGTCGCGAAATATGCCTCTGGCGTCCGCGTGGCGGTGACCGGTGCGTCTGAAGAGGGCGTGTTCCGCTGGTCTGAGGCGGAGGCGGCCCTGTCGGCCAACTTCTCCGCCGATGCGATTGCGGGTTTGAACCTCTCCGGGGAGGGTATGATTTCTGACCTCCATGGGTCCGGCGATTACCGGGCGCATCTGGTCAAGGTGATGACCGGGCGGGCTGTCGCTGCCGCTTAAATCGACTGTTTTGGAACCATGAAAAGCTCCGCCAACCCGGCGGGGCTTTTCTTATTCAGGATCAATCCAATAGGGATCGATCGGCAGATCGGCCAACTCGCGTTTATCCATCCGAGCGATATCAGGATGAGACAACGGATCCCGCCGCCAGCGGCAGCGCGGCGACGGCTCGCGCGACACGCGCCAGGGCCGAAGGAAGGAGGAGAGGGAGAGTGTCTGTAACATGGCTATAGACATACGCTTCCTTTCAGCCTCATGTTATGGAGAATGCGCCAAGTCATCTTTAGGAAAACTAAATGCTTGAACTGAACCGCGTCCATCTCTCTGGCCTAAGGGCGGTCGAGGCGGTCGGCCGCCTTAAAGGGTTGCAACCCGCCGCCGAAGAGCTTGGGGTTTCCGTCGGCGCCGTTAGCCAGCAGGTCAAGAAGACTGAGACCGCGCTTGGCCGAACGCTTTTTCACCGAACGCCGGGGGGATGCAGCCAACTGCGGCGGGCGAGGAGGTTTTGGTGCACCTGAGCCGGGGCATGGCCGAGCTTGCCACCGCTATTCGCCTCGCCGGGCGCGGTCAGGAGGATCGGTTGGTGGTCTCCGTCGCGCCGATCTTCGCCAGCCGCTGGCTTGTCTGGCGGTTGAGCAGTTTTCATGCGCTGCATCCTGATATTCGGGTCCGGGTTGAGCCGGATATGGCGCTGGTCAATCCCGATGAGGCGGATGTCGATGTGTGTATCCGGGTTGGGCGCGGCGGATGGCCCGGGGTGAAGGCGGATAAGCTCTTGGATCAACGGGTCTTTCCAGTCTGCACCCCGGAGATCGCGGCCAAGCTCAAACGCCCAGAGGATTTGGCCAAGGTTCCGGTGATCCGCGAGAACGAGGCGCTGTTTGGCTGGGATGTCTGGCTGGGCGCGCAAGGGATCAGCCCGGAGATTTTGGGCGAGGGGCCGACCTATGCCGATGCCTCGCTCTGCCTCGACGCGGCAATTGCGGGGCAGGGGGTTTTCCTGGCGTGGGAGACGCTGGCTTGCCCGGCGCTCGGTATGGGGCAGTTGGTGGCGCCGTTCCCGGAACGCCCGGCGACGGGGGTTCATTACTGGGTGATCACGCGGCAATCGGGCCTTCGGGCGCGCGCGATTGCGCAGTTCACAGAGTGGTTGAAAGCCGAAATGGCCGCCTCGGTTCGAGAGTGGCGGGCGCAGGAGGATGGCTAAGCTATGGCATTGAGCGAGCGGGAAAAAATGGCGGCGGGAGAGTGGTATCGCTGCCTTGACGATGAACTGGAAGAGATGCGCAAAGCCGCGCGGCGTGCGGTGCATCAACATGCAACGATGGATCCAGATGCGCGCGGAGCGATGGCGCCGATGCTGCGGGCGCTGTTTGCCGATGTGGGGGCGGATGTGACGCTCGAGGCCCCGTTTCACTGCGCTTATGGCGTGAACATTTCCTTGGGCGATCAGGTCTACCTCAACGCGGACTGTGTGATACTCGACACCGCACCAGTGACAATTGGATCGCGGTCAATGTTGGGGCCGGCGGTGCATATTTACTGCGCCGAGCATGATCATGATCCGGAGCGCCGCGCCGCAGGGTGGGAAGTTGCAAAGCCGGTGACGCTTGGTACCGATGTTTGGATTGGCGGCGGCGCGATCCTGCTGCCGGGCGTTTCCATTGGGGACGGCGCGATTGTTGGGGCCGGGTCTGTTGTCACACGAGACGTCGCGGCCGGCCAGACCGTGGTCGGCAACCCGGCGCGGGCACGCGGGTAGCCCCAGAAAAAAGGCGCGGCGGGGTCAGACCCGCACGCGCCTCTTTTTCAGCGTCTCATCAAAGGATTACTTGGCGGGCCCGATCATCATGACCATCTGGCGGCCTTCCATCTTGGGCATGTTTTCCACCTTGCCCAACCCCTCGACATCCTCAGCCACCCGCTCCAAAAGCTCGCGGCCGAGATTCTGGTGCGCCATTTCACGGCCCCGGAACCGCAAGGTGACCTTCACCTTGTCGCCGTTTTCCAAAAAACGGGT includes:
- a CDS encoding (2Fe-2S)-binding protein; this translates as MTQVTMTVNGAAVSGDVEGRTLLVEFLREGQGMTGTHVGCDTSQCGACVVHVDGTVKSCAVFAAEVDGAEVTTIEGMANPDGSLGTIQQAFQDHHGLQCGFCTPGMVMSAAALLKDNPTPTEAEIREYLEGNICRCTGYHNIVKAIMAASGQDVSAIAAE
- a CDS encoding FAD binding domain-containing protein, translating into MYNFDFTRPSSIDEAASALQGEEAQALGGGQTLIPTMKQRLAAPATLVSLTGISEMQGVCLSDAGEVCVGGATPHAVVEAEAAAHFPALAALASRIGDPAVRNRGTVGGSLANNDPSACYPAAALGTGATIKTNTREIAADDFFEGMFTTALHDGEIITEVRFPVAEAANYQKFVQPASRFALVGVFVAKYASGVRVAVTGASEEGVFRWSEAEAALSANFSADAIAGLNLSGEGMISDLHGSGDYRAHLVKVMTGRAVAAA
- a CDS encoding helix-turn-helix domain-containing protein yields the protein MLELNRVHLSGLRAVEAVGRLKGLQPAAEELGVSVGAVSQQVKKTETALGRTLFHRTPGGCSQLRRARRFWCT
- a CDS encoding LysR substrate-binding domain-containing protein, whose product is MQPTAAGEEVLVHLSRGMAELATAIRLAGRGQEDRLVVSVAPIFASRWLVWRLSSFHALHPDIRVRVEPDMALVNPDEADVDVCIRVGRGGWPGVKADKLLDQRVFPVCTPEIAAKLKRPEDLAKVPVIRENEALFGWDVWLGAQGISPEILGEGPTYADASLCLDAAIAGQGVFLAWETLACPALGMGQLVAPFPERPATGVHYWVITRQSGLRARAIAQFTEWLKAEMAASVREWRAQEDG
- a CDS encoding sugar O-acetyltransferase: MALSEREKMAAGEWYRCLDDELEEMRKAARRAVHQHATMDPDARGAMAPMLRALFADVGADVTLEAPFHCAYGVNISLGDQVYLNADCVILDTAPVTIGSRSMLGPAVHIYCAEHDHDPERRAAGWEVAKPVTLGTDVWIGGGAILLPGVSIGDGAIVGAGSVVTRDVAAGQTVVGNPARARG